Proteins found in one Triticum urartu cultivar G1812 chromosome 4, Tu2.1, whole genome shotgun sequence genomic segment:
- the LOC125551606 gene encoding NADH-ubiquinone oxidoreductase chain 2-like isoform X1, which yields MWAPDIYEGSPTPVTAFLSIAPKISISANMSRVSIVASYGGTLQQIFFFCSIASMILGALAAMAQTKVKRPLAHSSIGHVGYIRTGFSCGTIEGIQSLLIGIFIYASMTIDAFAIVPALRQTRVKYIADLGALAKTNPISAMTFSITMFSYAGIPPLAGFCSKFYLFFAALGCGAYFLAPVGVVTSVIGRFYYIRLAKRMFFDRPRTWILYEPMDRDKSLLLAMTSSFITSSFPYPSPLFDLTHQMALSSYL from the exons ATGTGGGCACCTGATATCTATGAGGGTTCACCCACCCCGGTGACAGCATTCCTTTCTATTGCGCCTAAAATCTCTATTTCTGCAAATATGTCACGTGTTTCTATTGTTGCTTCCTATGGGGGTACATTACAACAAATCTTCTTTTTCTGCAGCATTGCTTCTATGATCTTAGGAGCACTGGCCGCCATGGCCCAAACGAAAGTCAAAAGACCTCTAGCTCATAGTTCGATTGGACATGTAGGTTATATTCGTACTGGTTTCTCATGTGGAACCATAGAAGGAATTCAATCACTACTAATTGGTATATTTATTTATGCATCAATGACGATAGATGCATTCGCCATAGTTCCAGCATTACGGCAAACCCGTGTCAAATATATAGCGGATTTGGGCGCTCTAGCCAAAACGAATCCTATTTCGGCTATGACCTTCTCCATTACAATGTTCTCATACGCAGGAATACCCCCGTTAGCCGGCTTTTGTAGCAAATTCTATTTGTTCTTCGCCGCTTTGGGTTGTGGGGCTTACTTCCTAGCCCCAGTGGGAGTAGTGACTAGCGTTATAGGTCGTT TTTATTATATACGCTTAGCGAAAAGAATGTTTTTTGATAGACCTAGGACATGGATTCTATATGAACCAATGGATCGTGACAAGTCGTTACTACTAGCAATGACTTCCTCTTTCATTACTTCATCCTTTCCATATCCCTCTCCCTTGTTCGATCTTACTCATCAAATGGCACTCAGTTCATATCTGTAA
- the LOC125551606 gene encoding NADH-ubiquinone oxidoreductase chain 2-like isoform X2, which translates to MWAPDIYEGSPTPVTAFLSIAPKISISANMSRVSIVASYGGTLQQIFFFCSIASMILGALAAMAQTKVKRPLAHSSIGHVGYIRTGFSCGTIEGIQSLLIGIFIYASMTIDAFAIVPALRQTRVKYIADLGALAKTNPISAMTFSITMFSYAGIPPLAGFCSKFYLFFAALGCGAYFLAPVGVVTSVIGRWAAGRFP; encoded by the coding sequence ATGTGGGCACCTGATATCTATGAGGGTTCACCCACCCCGGTGACAGCATTCCTTTCTATTGCGCCTAAAATCTCTATTTCTGCAAATATGTCACGTGTTTCTATTGTTGCTTCCTATGGGGGTACATTACAACAAATCTTCTTTTTCTGCAGCATTGCTTCTATGATCTTAGGAGCACTGGCCGCCATGGCCCAAACGAAAGTCAAAAGACCTCTAGCTCATAGTTCGATTGGACATGTAGGTTATATTCGTACTGGTTTCTCATGTGGAACCATAGAAGGAATTCAATCACTACTAATTGGTATATTTATTTATGCATCAATGACGATAGATGCATTCGCCATAGTTCCAGCATTACGGCAAACCCGTGTCAAATATATAGCGGATTTGGGCGCTCTAGCCAAAACGAATCCTATTTCGGCTATGACCTTCTCCATTACAATGTTCTCATACGCAGGAATACCCCCGTTAGCCGGCTTTTGTAGCAAATTCTATTTGTTCTTCGCCGCTTTGGGTTGTGGGGCTTACTTCCTAGCCCCAGTGGGAGTAGTGACTAGCGTTATAGGTCGTTGGGCGGCCGGAAGGTTTCCATGA